TTTCATACCGACACCCCAGGCCCGTCTCCAACCGCCCCCTTGGCGGGGGCTTGTCAACAGCGCACGCGAGGCACATCGACGGCGAGTGAAGTCGCGGTGGTCTTGGTGTTCACTGTTCCTCCAGGGGCTCGAGCAAAACGGAGCAGGCGACGTCACGGCGGACGATGGGATAGCGAGGATAAGTTTGGACGGATCTCCTAGGCGAGCGGAAACAGCTTGACCGGCAGACGGTTTCATGTTCGTGTGCGGTTTTATACCAAACCCCTTGTATTGAGGGAACGAGATTAAATTGACTGTCTAACTAATTGCCAATATACTTTGATATAGGCGAGATGTCAAGGATAAAACCCGGGGTCTGGACTTGAAGAACCGTCCGAGGTTTCGTCGATGAACGATGTTGTTGCGGCTGTTTTTGCGGCGTGCCCGCACCGTGCTGAAACGGGGTGAAGCGATCAATTCCGCGCTGATTCGCCAGTTCAATGTCGCTCGCATCTTTCACGCGCTCAGAGACCACCCTGACAGCTCCCAACTCGAGCTGAGCAGCTATGCGGGCGTAAACAAGGCGACGGTGTCGGCGGTGATCGCCCAGCTCGACGAGGCGGGGCTGATCCACCGCAGCGTGAGACAGAGCAAGGGGCGGCCGGGCCGGCCCGAGGTGGCCCTGAGCATCTCCGCCCAGGCCGGCCTCCTCGTCGGGGTGAGGCTCGAGCCCAGCACCATCCGGCTGATAGCGACCTCGCTGGACGGCCAGGTCAGAGGCCGCTTGCAGGTCGCCGGCAGCCGGGACGTCGAAGGGGCCCTCCACCAGCTTCGGGAAGCCACTCTGAGGCTGGCGGCGACCTGCGGCTTTACAGTTGGAGCCGTGCGGGGGATCGGCGTGGGGATCCCCGGCCTCATGGACTCAAGCGGGCGGCTGGTCTTAGCGCCCAACCTGGGCTGGCGCGACGTGGCCATCCTCGAGCGGCTAAGGGAGGCCCTTGACGCGCCCGTCTTCGTCGACAACGACACCAAGGCCGCGGCGCTAGCCGAAAAGCTCTTCGGGAAGGGCCGCAAGGTCAGGGACTTCATCTACATCACCGGCCACTCCGGGGTGGGTGGCGGCCTCTTCCTGGGCGGGCGGCTCTACCGGGGCGCCGGCGGCTTCGCGGGCGAGATCGGCCACATCAAGGTGGTGCCGGGGGGCAGGCCCTGTGCCTGCGGCGGGCGGGGCTGCCTCGAGGCCTACGCCTCGGAAGAGGCGATTCTGGCGCGGCTGGCCGAGCGCGGGGTGGTGCTCGGCGACATCTGGGCGGTCGCACGGCGGGCGGAGGCGGGAGACGAGGAGGTTCTGGCGATCTTGGGGGAGACGGGGGAGTTCCTGGGGCTGGTGGCGGCCAACCTCATCAACGTGCTCAACCCCTCGCTGGTAGTCTTGGGCGGCAACCTGGCCGCCGTCGCCCAGGCCGTCCTGCCGGTGGTGGCGCGCGTGATCGAAGCCGATGCGCTCTCCGCGCCGCGCGCGCAGGCGCGGGTGATCGTCTCGCCGCTGGGCGCCGAGTCGGTGCCGATGGGGGGGGTAGCCCTGGCGCTCGAGGGTTTTCTGGCCTTGCCGGGTCTGCTTACTGACGCCAGGCTGGCCGCAACCGAACCGCGCGACGCCGACCCGCGGACGCCGTGACGGCCAAACCTCTGATGTGAACCAATCCGCCTCGTCTTCGGGTGCCTCGTCGGGGCACCCTGAACTACTGGCACAAAGAGATTCGCGGCCGCCGCTCGAGACGGCCTTCGCGGAAAGACCGCGGCCCCGATCGTAGCTGGAAAGGTCACCTCCAAGTTGTGCCGGGGTGATCACCACGGCGGCTCACGAGTCGGGAGGCGCTTGCGCGGGAGACGCGAGGGCTGTCGTCACGGTCACGGCTTGCCCGCGGTGGACCCTTCCCCCTGCCACAACCCTGGCGTAGACGCCTCGCCTGTCGTAGGCGAGCTTGGGCAGCCGAAGGTCGATGCTGCTCAAGCTGCTGCAAACGGTGCAGGCCGTGGTCAGCTCGAGAACCGCGTCGCCAAGCCGCAAACGCGAGCCGCTCGGGAGCTGGTGCGGGTCGAGCCCGGCAAGGACGAGGTTCTCGCCGAGCATGCCGTAGCGCAGCAAAATCCCCGCGCGGGCAATATAAAGGTAGCTGCTGGCCGGCGTGATGAGCACCGCGCGGTCGCGGTCCCTCCCGGCGTGCCGGTCGCCGCGCGCCCCGTAGCCCTCAACCAGCACGAGGCTTGGGGCGCCCTCCTTGGCTAGGCCCTGGCCGCCCGCATGAAGCGAAACGATCTCACCCGTCACTCGTTCTCCTCGTTCAGCCCTTGTGAGCGACCCGCGCCAAACCCGCGTCCCGACTGACGGCCAGACTAAAGCAGCCCGTCCTGCAAAAAGCGGGCGCTCCTCCGCAGGCTTGCCACCGGGTCCTTGGGCTGGTCGTGCTCGACGATGAGCCACCTCGCCCCGGCTACCCTTGCCGCCGGCAGCAGCTCGTCCCAGGGGAGCCGGCCCGCGCCCACGTCCGCCCAGCCGCCCTCATCGGCGTTCTCGCCTTCCGCTGTCAGATCCTTGATATGCACGAGCTCGCAGCGCCCGGCGTAGCCCTCCAGCAGCGTCATCGGGGCCACGCCGCCGCGCACCATCCAGGCCAGGTCGGGTTCAAAGCCCAGGTTCTCGGGGCTGGCCGCGTCCAGGAGCCACTCGAGCCCCAGCCTGCCCTCGACCTCGGCCATTTCAAAGGCGTGGTTGTGGTAGTGCAGGCGCAGGCCGTGCTCGCGGCAGCGCGCGCCCAGCTCGCCCAACTGCCGGCCGATGGTCTGCCAGCTCTCCTTCGTGTCGTCGTAGAGCTGATGAGGCAGCCACGGCACCACCAGGTCGCGGTTGCCTACGGCCTCGTGAAATCCGGCGATCTCTTTGAGGCCCTCTTGCAGGGCCTCGAGTGCGTAGTGGCTCGAGCACACCTTGAGGCCGTGCTTGCCTAGAAGTTCGCGCAGCTCTTTGGCGGTGCAGCCCTGGGTACCGACGGTCTCGACGCCGCTGTAGCCCGCGGCGGCGACCTCGCCGAAGAGGCTGTCCAGGGAGCCGCCAAAGTCGCGGCTGCTGTAGAGCTGGAGGGCGATAGGCGGCGTGGTGGCGGGGTTCATGGTGCCTCCTTCATGGTGATGCTTGCTTCCGGCGCAGCTTCTTGGCTGAAGCGATCATATCCTAGCGGAGCAGAAGATATCGCGCGCCAAGGCAAGCCAAGAAGCTGTCATGCCTTGACCGCCCTGGCCTTGGGAGCATAGCTGGAAAGTTCGCCACTTCAAATATGAAGTGCGACACCCCTAGAGGCAGCCTGCGCCCTTCTTCGCTGTTTTAACTCGTCCGAATGCCAAGGATTTCTTGTTAAGCCCAGGTAAAATCACTCTGAAAAAGCTCTCCTAGGTCTAGCAGCCTCGAGCTGGTGGTGCAGCCGAAGACGGGTACATACATGCGCGAGCAAGAGGCTAACCAGGCCGCGGGGTATCTCCATCTGGCGTTGGTTCTCAGATGTCTTGGCTTCGTCGAAGGACCAGTCGCCTCGAAGGACCAGTCGCCTCCGCCGGGTAGCACGAAAAACGCCCGCCTGAGCGGGCGCGTGTCTTCAAAGGATAGGCTTTAGTAGCGCGATCTTTGCTGACGGGGCGCTGCGGGCGCAGCATGGGTGACTTTGACGTTTTTGGCTTGCAGGCCCTTCTGGCCCTGTTCAACCTCGAACTCGACTTCGTCGCCCTCGTTAAGGCTGCGGTAGCCGTCGGAGTTGATGGCCGAGAAGTGACAGAACACATCCGCGCCCCCGTCACTCTGCTCGATGAAGCCGAAGCCCTTTTCGCCGTTGAACCACTTTACCGTACCTGTTGCCATTTTACCTACTCTTTTCCTGCGTGCGCTCTTGCACGCCGTGCATTCTCGGGCCGAGGCCCAACCTGCCAGCACATCCAGCGTGTTGTCCAGGCAAAGACTACTATACTCGATAGCCGTGAAAAGCACAATGCCTCGCGGGTGCGTCCGGCCTCAACCAAGCGCGGTATCGCCTCCTCTTATCGAGCTCCTCACGAAATGGCAAGTATCTATTGACAATATGTGAGTATTGGTTTATATTTCTTCCAGGAGGTCGGCGATGGACTTTTGGAATAGCTATTCAGCCACCGAGCTACAAACCCGCGCCAAGTTGGCCCGCCTGCGGGCGGAAGCCGAGCAGGCCCGGCTCTTGCCCCACACCCCCTGGCGCCTCTGGGCGGCCGCGAGCCTGCGGGCGCTGGCCGACCGCCTCGAGCCCGCGCGGAAGCTGAGCGCGCCGGGCACCTACCCCTACGCACTCCCGCGTTACATGAAAGGTCGAGCATGAACGAAAGGTCGAGCATGAACGAAAGGCAGCGGGTCGAGGCTCTTCTCGGCGAGGGCAAGATCAGCGAGGAGGAGGCCAGCCTGCTGCTCGAGGCCTTGGACGAGGCCGAGACCGCCGAGGCGATGGCCGACGAGGAAGCGCTGGGGGCGGCGCCCCCTCCGCAGGGGGCCTCTCCCGCGGCGCCCCCGCCGCCCTCCGCCAGCCCCTCACCTCCGGAACCGCCCGGCCCTAGCCGCGGCGCGCAGCCCCCTCTGCGCTGGCTGCGCATCGGGATGATGGCTAAAAACCTCGAGGTGAGACGCGAGGAGGGACTCGCCGAGCCGCGGGTAGAGGGCGCCGACCTGGGGCGCCAAGGCGAGGACTGGGCGGTCCAGGCTCAGGGCATCGAATCGCTGCTGAGCGGGCGCAACAGTTTGAAGATCGCGGTGCCGCCGGATTGCGGCGTGGACCTCTCGGCCAAGGCGGGCAACATCGAGATAAGCGGCGTGGCCTTCGTGAGGGGCCGGGTGGTCGCCGGCAACGTGGAGCTGGAGGAGGTAGAAGGCCTCGACCTCGAGCTCAAGGCGGGCAACCTTGACGCCACACTGCGCCTCGTGGAGGGCGAGCACCGGGTGCAGGTGTCGATGGGCAACGCCGACATCGCGCTGCTCAGGGGCTCGAGCGTGAAGCTGAGCAGCAAGGTCAGCATGGGCGCCATCGACATCGACGGTCCCATCAAGATGGGCGAGGGCAGGGCCAGCCTGGATCTCTTCGTCAAGATGGGCAACTTGGACATCAAGGTGCCCCGTGCGTGAAAGGGGCCCCGTGCGTGCAACCCGCCATGAGTGAAACCCGCAAGGTGCTCGAGATGCTCTACGCCCAGCAGGTGACGGTCGCTGAGGCGGAGGAGCTGCTGGCCGCCCTGGGGGGGGCCCAAGGCGCCGCTCTGAGCCGACCGCGAAGCGCCGCCAAGATGATCCGCATTCTCGTCGACGCCGAGGACGAGGCCAAGGTCCGCGTCAACGTGCCCGCGCCGCTCGCCAAGTTCGCCCTGCAGTTCGTGCCCAAGGACGTGCGCGGCGAGCTCGAGGCGCAGGGCATCGACCTGGTCGAGTTGCTCGACACCCTGCGAGACGACCTGCCCGAAGGCCGGCTCATCGACGTCGAGGCCCTTGACGAGGGCAAGCAGGTCCGGATCATCATCGAGGTGGTATGAACGACGTGCTCCAGCGCCTCTACGAGGCGCGTCCCAGGCTTCTCTACCTCCGCCTCGAGGCCGGCCGCTTCCGGCTGCGCTGGGTGATGCCGCTCTGGGTGCTCGAGGAGCTTCTCCTCTTCGCGCTGCGCCTCATGACCTTGCTGGTTTGGAGCAACCGTTACCTCAAGGTCTTGCCAGCCATTTCCGCCCCCTACCAGCTCAGCCCCGAGCAAGTCCTCGCCGGCTTGACGCCGGGCCGGGAGCTGCTGCGTCTGCCCAGCGGCGAACCCTACCTGAGCCTCAAAACCACCGATTTCACGCTCGAGCTCGCCCCTCTCTAACAATGCTCTCTAAACAATGAAGGACAAAGCCATGCAAAGACACCCCATGCCCACCCGCTGCCCCGTCACCGGCGACCCCCTGGAGATTCTCCTGCTCGAGTGCCCGACGAGCGGCATCCGCATCGAAGGGCGCTTCGCCCCCAACGAGTTCGCCCTCCTGCCCGCCGAGCATCTGGACTTCATGCGCCTCTTCGTCAAGACGCGCGGCAACCTAAAGGAGGTCGAGCGCATCCTAGGCCTCTCCTATCCGACCGTCCGCCTCAGGTTCGA
This genomic interval from Deinococcota bacterium contains the following:
- a CDS encoding ROK family protein translates to MLLRLFLRRARTVLKRGEAINSALIRQFNVARIFHALRDHPDSSQLELSSYAGVNKATVSAVIAQLDEAGLIHRSVRQSKGRPGRPEVALSISAQAGLLVGVRLEPSTIRLIATSLDGQVRGRLQVAGSRDVEGALHQLREATLRLAATCGFTVGAVRGIGVGIPGLMDSSGRLVLAPNLGWRDVAILERLREALDAPVFVDNDTKAAALAEKLFGKGRKVRDFIYITGHSGVGGGLFLGGRLYRGAGGFAGEIGHIKVVPGGRPCACGGRGCLEAYASEEAILARLAERGVVLGDIWAVARRAEAGDEEVLAILGETGEFLGLVAANLINVLNPSLVVLGGNLAAVAQAVLPVVARVIEADALSAPRAQARVIVSPLGAESVPMGGVALALEGFLALPGLLTDARLAATEPRDADPRTP
- a CDS encoding MOSC domain-containing protein produces the protein MTGEIVSLHAGGQGLAKEGAPSLVLVEGYGARGDRHAGRDRDRAVLITPASSYLYIARAGILLRYGMLGENLVLAGLDPHQLPSGSRLRLGDAVLELTTACTVCSSLSSIDLRLPKLAYDRRGVYARVVAGGRVHRGQAVTVTTALASPAQAPPDS
- a CDS encoding sugar phosphate isomerase/epimerase, whose protein sequence is MNPATTPPIALQLYSSRDFGGSLDSLFGEVAAAGYSGVETVGTQGCTAKELRELLGKHGLKVCSSHYALEALQEGLKEIAGFHEAVGNRDLVVPWLPHQLYDDTKESWQTIGRQLGELGARCREHGLRLHYHNHAFEMAEVEGRLGLEWLLDAASPENLGFEPDLAWMVRGGVAPMTLLEGYAGRCELVHIKDLTAEGENADEGGWADVGAGRLPWDELLPAARVAGARWLIVEHDQPKDPVASLRRSARFLQDGLL
- a CDS encoding cold-shock protein, giving the protein MATGTVKWFNGEKGFGFIEQSDGGADVFCHFSAINSDGYRSLNEGDEVEFEVEQGQKGLQAKNVKVTHAAPAAPRQQRSRY
- a CDS encoding DUF2089 domain-containing protein, which codes for MQRHPMPTRCPVTGDPLEILLLECPTSGIRIEGRFAPNEFALLPAEHLDFMRLFVKTRGNLKEVERILGLSYPTVRLRFENMLKTLGYEAAEDAADERSEVLAALERGEVTAEEAASRLRALKKR